In Clostridium sp. SY8519, one genomic interval encodes:
- a CDS encoding AzlC family ABC transporter permease, whose amino-acid sequence MDQKRKVFTDGVRDGVPIAIGYFAVSFSLGIIARSAGFTAGQGFLASALVYASAGQYVGFTMFAAQAGYLQLVLVSIITNARYLLMGFALNQKIPPGTSLGKRMLTGVTITDEIFGITIARRGPLQVLYPLGAWCLCMPVWAAGATAGIVVGNILPLRLVSALSVALYGMFLAIIIPPSRKDKKVGVFVAIAFAASWAAGVLPGISRLSEGNRTILLTVGISALAALLCPIQPEKAPGEALSEQEHPETGLSPESRKENL is encoded by the coding sequence ATGGATCAGAAAAGAAAAGTTTTTACAGACGGCGTCAGAGATGGAGTTCCCATCGCTATCGGGTATTTCGCCGTGTCATTTTCACTGGGAATCATTGCCAGAAGTGCCGGATTTACTGCCGGTCAGGGCTTTTTGGCCAGCGCGCTGGTCTATGCGTCGGCCGGCCAGTATGTGGGATTTACCATGTTTGCGGCCCAGGCAGGCTATCTGCAGCTGGTGCTGGTGTCCATAATTACAAATGCGCGCTACCTTCTGATGGGATTTGCACTGAATCAGAAAATTCCGCCTGGGACCTCACTGGGAAAGCGGATGCTGACAGGGGTTACCATTACAGATGAAATCTTTGGCATAACGATTGCCAGAAGGGGGCCGCTGCAGGTGCTGTATCCGCTGGGAGCCTGGTGTCTCTGTATGCCTGTGTGGGCGGCGGGGGCCACAGCCGGGATTGTGGTGGGAAACATTCTTCCGCTGCGGCTGGTCAGCGCCTTAAGCGTAGCGCTGTACGGCATGTTTCTCGCGATTATTATCCCGCCATCCAGAAAAGATAAAAAAGTCGGTGTGTTTGTGGCCATTGCCTTTGCGGCCAGCTGGGCAGCCGGCGTGCTGCCCGGAATTTCCAGACTGTCAGAAGGCAACCGCACCATTCTTCTGACCGTCGGAATATCCGCGCTGGCGGCGCTGCTGTGCCCGATTCAGCCGGAAAAAGCGCCCGGAGAGGCGCTTTCGGAACAGGAACATCCGGAAACCGGCCTTTCGCCGGAAAGCAGAAAGGAGAACTTGTAG
- the purF gene encoding amidophosphoribosyltransferase: protein MQEIHEECGIFGIRQETDGALAQQVYYGLTALQHRGQESAGIAVNRDRLIYVHKDLGLVQEVFSKAEIDALGAGNMAVGHVRYSTSGTVTRSNAQPMVIKHIKGQLALVHNGNLVNSDVLRRELEMKGCIFHTTSDTEVISYIVTRERLNCGSIEEALERAMYTIDGAYSLLLMSPAKLIAARDPRGFRPLCYGRTPEGAYVFASETCALDAVGARFERELDPGEIVVADGNGLRSIRTHCGKKKPSFCIFEYIYFARPDSVIQGISVHEARVKAGKFLAKEHPVQADLVIGVPDSGLDAAIGYSRGSGIPYEIGLMKNKYIGRTFIAPTQEEREKLVRLKLNAISEVIRGKDVILVDDSIVRGTTSRRLVQLVRDAGARKVHMRISAPPFLNPCYYGTDIDSKENLIACRYSVEETAAFIGADSLGYLSLEHARQLAGEYADQTCTACFSGEYPTELPEETSKNRFE from the coding sequence ATGCAGGAAATACATGAAGAGTGCGGAATCTTCGGCATCCGTCAGGAGACCGACGGAGCATTGGCTCAGCAGGTGTACTACGGACTGACCGCGCTGCAGCACAGAGGGCAGGAATCTGCCGGCATCGCAGTGAACAGAGACCGCCTGATCTATGTACACAAGGATCTCGGCCTGGTGCAGGAAGTATTCAGCAAGGCGGAGATTGATGCCCTTGGAGCGGGCAATATGGCAGTAGGGCATGTCCGCTATTCTACCAGCGGCACAGTAACCAGAAGCAATGCCCAGCCAATGGTCATCAAACATATCAAAGGACAGCTTGCCCTGGTCCATAACGGCAATCTGGTGAATTCAGATGTGCTGCGCAGAGAACTGGAGATGAAAGGCTGCATCTTTCACACCACCAGCGATACTGAGGTAATCTCATACATTGTGACCAGAGAAAGACTGAACTGCGGCTCCATCGAAGAGGCGCTGGAACGCGCCATGTATACCATCGACGGCGCATACTCGCTGCTTCTGATGTCTCCGGCCAAGCTGATTGCCGCAAGGGATCCCCGGGGATTCCGCCCGCTGTGTTACGGAAGGACACCGGAAGGCGCATATGTATTTGCTTCGGAGACCTGCGCGCTGGATGCGGTAGGCGCCAGATTCGAACGGGAGCTGGATCCGGGTGAAATTGTTGTGGCAGACGGTAACGGTCTCCGTTCCATCCGCACCCACTGCGGAAAGAAAAAACCTTCCTTCTGCATTTTTGAGTATATTTACTTTGCGCGTCCGGACTCTGTGATCCAGGGGATCTCCGTCCATGAAGCCCGGGTAAAAGCGGGAAAATTCCTGGCCAAGGAGCATCCGGTACAGGCGGATCTGGTCATCGGCGTGCCGGATTCGGGCCTGGACGCAGCCATCGGCTATTCCAGAGGATCGGGAATCCCTTATGAAATCGGTCTGATGAAGAATAAATACATCGGCAGGACATTCATTGCGCCGACACAGGAAGAGCGGGAAAAACTGGTGCGCCTGAAATTAAACGCCATATCCGAAGTCATCCGGGGCAAAGACGTGATCCTGGTGGATGATTCCATTGTCCGGGGCACCACATCCAGACGTCTGGTACAGCTGGTACGGGACGCAGGCGCCAGAAAAGTGCATATGCGTATTTCCGCGCCGCCGTTTCTCAATCCGTGCTATTACGGCACAGATATTGATTCCAAGGAGAATCTGATTGCCTGCCGCTACTCCGTGGAGGAAACCGCCGCGTTTATCGGCGCGGACTCCCTGGGCTATCTGTCCCTGGAACATGCCAGACAGCTGGCGGGGGAATACGCGGACCAGACATGTACCGCATGCTTCTCCGGAGAATATCCGACTGAACTGCCGGAAGAGACATCGAAAAACCGGTTTGAATAA
- a CDS encoding glutamine synthetase family protein translates to MKAYREIIDFIEEENVQFIRLAFFDVFGKQKNIAIMPGELHRAFTEGISFYGGAIAGFGTAARSDLFLHPDPTTFSLVPWRPIDGRVAKMFCDITYPDGTPFERDSRAILKQAVSTAREKGVEVYFGPEVEFYVFKKDDYGNPTNIPLDNASYMDVDPEDRGDNIRRDICFTLQEMNITPETSHHEQGPGQNEVDFRYSDALTSADNTATFKWVVKSIAESNGNWVDFSPKPLPDKPGNGMHLNISILDKSGKDRTDSFMAGILHYILDMTLFLNPTAESYNRLGHSMEAPQYVSWSAENRSQLIRIPASDQKRIELRSPDPTANPYIAYALLIYAGLEGLEKGLVPSAPVDRNLYQVDVALEEDLTPLPSSISEAAKYANQSAFIREHIPASLLDAYLKQAQQ, encoded by the coding sequence ATGAAAGCATACAGAGAAATTATAGATTTTATCGAAGAGGAAAATGTCCAGTTTATCCGGCTGGCCTTCTTCGACGTGTTCGGCAAGCAGAAAAACATTGCCATCATGCCCGGTGAGCTGCACCGCGCCTTCACGGAAGGCATCTCCTTCTATGGCGGGGCGATTGCCGGTTTCGGCACGGCAGCCCGCTCGGATCTCTTTCTTCATCCGGACCCCACTACCTTTTCCCTGGTGCCCTGGCGGCCCATCGACGGCCGTGTCGCCAAGATGTTCTGTGATATCACCTATCCGGACGGCACTCCCTTCGAACGGGACAGCCGCGCCATCCTGAAGCAGGCGGTATCCACCGCCCGGGAGAAAGGCGTGGAAGTGTATTTCGGACCGGAAGTGGAATTCTATGTCTTCAAAAAAGACGATTACGGCAATCCCACTAACATTCCGCTGGACAACGCCAGCTACATGGATGTGGATCCGGAAGACCGGGGCGACAACATCCGCCGGGATATCTGCTTTACCCTGCAGGAAATGAACATCACCCCGGAAACCTCCCATCATGAACAGGGTCCCGGCCAGAATGAAGTGGATTTCCGCTACTCCGATGCCCTGACTTCCGCGGATAATACCGCTACCTTTAAATGGGTCGTAAAAAGCATTGCCGAAAGCAACGGCAACTGGGTGGACTTTTCCCCAAAACCCCTTCCGGACAAACCGGGCAATGGCATGCATCTGAACATTTCCATTCTGGACAAATCCGGCAAAGACCGGACCGATTCGTTTATGGCAGGCATTCTCCACTATATTCTGGATATGACACTGTTCCTGAACCCTACCGCGGAATCCTACAACCGCCTGGGGCACAGCATGGAAGCGCCCCAGTATGTCAGCTGGTCCGCCGAAAACCGCTCCCAGCTCATCCGCATTCCCGCATCAGATCAGAAGCGGATCGAACTGCGCTCCCCGGACCCCACCGCCAATCCCTACATTGCTTACGCCCTTCTGATTTACGCAGGACTGGAAGGACTGGAAAAAGGCCTTGTCCCCAGCGCTCCTGTCGACAGGAATCTCTATCAGGTGGATGTGGCCCTGGAAGAGGATCTGACTCCCCTTCCGTCTTCCATCAGCGAAGCCGCGAAATACGCGAATCAGAGCGCCTTTATCCGTGAGCACATCCCGGCGTCTCTTCTGGACGCGTATCTGAAACAGGCACAGCAGTAA
- a CDS encoding ANTAR domain-containing protein: protein MARTEYSCNALIVTKSTNAYNSIATVVKSVFTKTTQAASIVQARQRLASGDIRALIINTPAADEFGIEAAIDLSFRHTIAILLIVKADIYDRVNYQTQGTGILVLTRPLKGQILVEAANIMKATQSRLAVMAAENAKLRKRLDELGLITRAKCLLIEHEHLTEDMAHHTLEKTAMDQGLSKKEVAVQIIRRYE, encoded by the coding sequence ATGGCACGCACAGAGTATTCCTGCAATGCACTGATTGTCACCAAAAGCACCAATGCATACAATTCCATTGCCACCGTGGTCAAATCCGTTTTCACGAAAACCACCCAGGCCGCTTCCATCGTGCAGGCCCGTCAACGGCTTGCCTCCGGCGATATCCGGGCACTGATCATCAACACCCCCGCAGCAGATGAATTCGGCATTGAAGCCGCCATCGATCTGTCTTTCCGGCACACCATCGCGATTCTTCTGATTGTCAAGGCGGATATCTACGACCGGGTAAACTATCAGACCCAGGGCACCGGTATACTGGTTCTGACCCGGCCTCTGAAGGGACAGATCCTTGTGGAAGCAGCCAATATCATGAAAGCCACCCAGAGCCGGTTGGCTGTCATGGCTGCCGAAAACGCGAAACTGCGCAAACGTCTGGACGAGCTGGGACTGATCACCCGGGCCAAATGCCTGCTGATCGAACACGAGCATCTCACCGAGGACATGGCGCATCACACGCTGGAAAAGACCGCCATGGATCAGGGACTGTCAAAGAAGGAAGTGGCGGTTCAGATTATCCGCAGATATGAATAA
- a CDS encoding cation diffusion facilitator family transporter, giving the protein MEVSAVSIVTNVLLTLFKLLAGIFAGSSAMISDSIHSASDVLSTFIVIIGVKISGRESDASHPYGHERFECVASLVLAVMLGITGAGIGMAGIRTLRSGSYEHLGIPGLLALVAAVVSIAVKEGMYWYTRNAAKQIDSTALMADAWHHRSDALSSVGSLVGVIGARMGFPAMDPLASVVICIFIIKSAIDIFRDAVSKMTDHACTPETVEELRRTICSVDGVRGVDELKTRTFGSKVYVDVEIRAAGDMSLREAHAIAEQVHGTIEKNFPRVKHCMVHVNPV; this is encoded by the coding sequence ATGGAGGTATCAGCGGTCAGTATTGTGACCAATGTACTGCTGACACTGTTCAAACTGCTGGCTGGTATTTTTGCCGGTTCCAGCGCAATGATATCGGACAGTATCCATTCTGCTTCAGATGTGCTCAGCACATTTATTGTAATCATCGGTGTAAAGATCTCCGGCAGGGAGTCGGATGCCAGCCATCCGTACGGCCATGAACGCTTTGAATGTGTGGCGTCGCTGGTGCTGGCGGTGATGCTTGGCATTACCGGCGCCGGAATCGGAATGGCGGGAATCCGGACACTTCGGTCGGGTTCCTACGAACATCTGGGAATTCCCGGTCTGCTTGCGCTTGTGGCTGCAGTGGTATCCATTGCAGTCAAAGAGGGAATGTACTGGTATACAAGAAACGCGGCCAAACAGATTGACTCCACCGCACTGATGGCGGACGCATGGCATCATCGCTCCGACGCCCTGTCTTCGGTGGGCAGTCTGGTGGGTGTGATCGGCGCCCGGATGGGTTTCCCGGCGATGGATCCCCTGGCCAGCGTGGTGATCTGCATTTTTATCATAAAATCTGCGATAGATATTTTCCGGGATGCGGTCAGCAAGATGACAGATCATGCCTGCACGCCGGAGACTGTGGAAGAACTGCGCCGCACCATCTGCTCAGTGGACGGTGTGCGCGGTGTGGATGAACTGAAAACACGCACCTTCGGATCCAAAGTCTATGTGGATGTGGAAATCCGTGCAGCAGGCGATATGAGCCTGCGGGAGGCACACGCGATTGCGGAGCAGGTGCACGGGACGATTGAAAAGAATTTTCCGCGGGTAAAGCACTGCATGGTCCATGTGAATCCGGTATAA
- the asnB gene encoding asparagine synthase B, which yields MCSIMGYMGSRMTAEEFADALAATTSRGPDATRITDIPNGYLGFNRLAIMGLTASGMQPFTRNRNALVCNGEIFGFRPIKAQLEAEGCRFESDSDCEILLPMYEKLGTDMFSRLDGEFALIIYDADKDSLIAARDPMGIRPLYYCYDSDENIVFASEPKNLTKYFDRIMPFPPGYYYENGEFICYRDMSESSFYSKDSMDEISRNIHDKLIAGVRKRMDSDTPVGFLLSGGLDSSLVCGIAARDSSRPIRTFAIGMDTDAIDLKYAREVAEYIHSDHTEVIISAQDVIDALEPVIRILGTYDITTIRASIGMYLVCKYIHEHTDIRVLLTGEISDELFGYKYTDFAPSPEAFQEEARKRIHEIHMYDVLRADRCISSNSLEARVPFGDLDFVDYVMHIDPEIKMNHYGIGKYLLRHAFEKDALIPENILMREKAAFSDAVGHSLRDDLQDYAEQHYTDAEAQALYGKYKNPSPFTKESLLYREIFEKYYPGESQMVIDYWMPNRDWEGCDVNDPSARVLSNYGASGE from the coding sequence ATGTGTTCAATCATGGGTTACATGGGCAGCCGGATGACTGCCGAAGAATTTGCGGACGCACTGGCCGCCACCACATCCAGGGGCCCGGACGCCACCCGGATCACCGATATCCCCAACGGGTATCTCGGTTTCAACCGACTCGCTATTATGGGGCTGACTGCCTCCGGTATGCAGCCGTTTACACGAAACCGGAACGCACTGGTGTGCAACGGTGAGATCTTCGGATTCCGTCCCATCAAGGCACAGCTGGAAGCCGAGGGCTGCCGCTTTGAAAGCGACAGCGACTGCGAAATCCTCCTGCCGATGTATGAGAAACTGGGCACCGACATGTTCTCCCGTCTGGACGGGGAATTTGCCCTTATTATATATGATGCAGACAAAGACTCCCTCATCGCAGCCCGCGATCCCATGGGCATCAGACCCCTTTACTACTGTTATGACAGCGATGAAAATATTGTGTTTGCATCTGAACCAAAGAATCTTACGAAATATTTCGACCGTATTATGCCGTTTCCACCAGGGTATTACTACGAAAACGGAGAGTTCATCTGTTATCGGGACATGTCGGAATCCAGTTTCTATTCCAAAGATTCTATGGACGAAATCAGCCGCAACATACACGATAAGCTGATCGCCGGCGTACGCAAGCGGATGGACTCCGACACACCGGTAGGCTTTCTGCTGAGCGGAGGCCTGGATTCCTCCCTGGTCTGCGGAATTGCGGCCCGGGACAGCAGCCGGCCGATCCGCACCTTTGCCATCGGCATGGATACGGATGCCATCGACTTGAAATATGCCCGGGAAGTGGCGGAATATATTCACAGTGATCACACGGAAGTCATTATCTCCGCCCAGGATGTCATCGATGCCCTGGAGCCGGTTATCCGGATTCTCGGCACTTACGATATCACCACCATCCGTGCCTCCATCGGCATGTATCTGGTGTGTAAATACATCCATGAGCACACGGATATCCGCGTGCTGCTCACCGGCGAGATCTCTGACGAACTCTTCGGCTACAAATATACCGATTTCGCGCCGAGTCCGGAAGCCTTCCAGGAAGAAGCCCGGAAACGGATCCACGAAATCCACATGTACGATGTGCTTCGGGCCGACCGCTGCATCAGCAGCAACAGCCTGGAAGCCCGGGTTCCCTTCGGTGATCTGGACTTCGTTGACTACGTCATGCATATCGATCCGGAGATCAAGATGAACCATTACGGCATCGGCAAATATCTGCTGCGCCATGCGTTTGAAAAAGACGCCCTGATCCCGGAGAATATCCTTATGCGGGAAAAAGCCGCCTTTTCCGACGCGGTAGGCCATTCCCTGCGGGATGACCTGCAGGACTATGCGGAACAGCACTACACAGACGCCGAGGCCCAAGCCCTTTACGGCAAATACAAAAACCCGTCACCCTTTACCAAAGAATCCCTGCTCTACCGGGAAATCTTTGAGAAATACTATCCGGGTGAATCCCAGATGGTGATCGACTACTGGATGCCGAACCGGGACTGGGAAGGATGCGATGTCAACGATCCTTCTGCCCGTGTACTTTCCAACTACGGCGCTTCCGGCGAATGA
- a CDS encoding B12-binding domain-containing radical SAM protein, whose product MKILLVYPEYPVTFWSFKYALNFIHKKSNLPPLGILTVAAMLPEDWDLELVDMNVDPLRDSQIRRADYVMISAMNIQQDSVRTVIDRCKKLNTKTVGGGPLFSTEPEKYDDVDHLLLYEGEICVPEFVADLKKGTPRHIYRFEEYPSITETPIPRWDLLDKKQYAMLSLQYSRGCPFHCEFCNIVSLFGHTPRTKSTDQILAELDAIYDIGWRGAIFFVDDNFIGNKKKLKTEVLPAMIQWMRQRDYPFAFFTEVSINLSDDEELMNLMAEAGFDNVFIGIETVDDDCLNECEKVQNQKRDLVECVRTIQQHGMQVQGGFIMGFDHEKPTIFKNMHRFIQRSGIVTAMVGLLTAPPGTKLYDRMKKENRLVDEFSGINTKTDMNFIPKMNMDTLLHGYTSMVRSIYKPKNYYHRVRTFLANYRPKGLHKSKLTLTEFNAFLKSCFLLGIVSKDRNDYWRLLFWTLKNRPELFGRAVAFSIYGYHFRKCLPEQL is encoded by the coding sequence ATGAAGATATTACTGGTTTATCCTGAGTATCCGGTTACATTCTGGAGCTTTAAATACGCACTGAACTTTATCCACAAAAAATCAAACCTCCCGCCCCTGGGCATCCTGACCGTAGCGGCCATGCTTCCGGAGGACTGGGATCTGGAGCTGGTGGACATGAATGTTGACCCTCTGCGGGACAGTCAGATCCGCCGGGCGGATTATGTCATGATCAGCGCGATGAATATTCAGCAGGACTCGGTCCGCACGGTGATTGACCGCTGCAAAAAGCTGAATACCAAAACAGTGGGCGGCGGCCCCCTGTTTTCCACCGAACCGGAAAAATACGATGACGTAGATCATCTGCTTCTGTATGAAGGTGAGATCTGCGTACCGGAATTTGTGGCAGACCTGAAAAAAGGTACGCCCCGGCACATCTACCGTTTTGAAGAATATCCTTCCATTACCGAAACCCCTATCCCCCGCTGGGATCTGTTAGATAAAAAACAGTACGCCATGCTCAGCCTGCAGTACTCCCGGGGCTGCCCGTTCCACTGCGAATTCTGCAACATCGTGTCCCTGTTCGGGCATACGCCCCGCACCAAGAGCACCGATCAGATTCTGGCCGAGCTGGACGCCATCTACGACATCGGCTGGAGAGGCGCCATCTTTTTTGTAGATGACAATTTTATCGGCAACAAGAAAAAATTAAAGACCGAAGTTCTTCCTGCCATGATCCAGTGGATGCGCCAAAGAGACTATCCCTTTGCCTTCTTTACGGAAGTATCCATCAATCTCTCCGATGATGAGGAACTCATGAACCTTATGGCAGAAGCCGGGTTTGACAACGTCTTCATCGGCATTGAGACTGTGGACGATGACTGTCTGAATGAATGCGAGAAAGTCCAGAACCAGAAGCGTGACCTGGTGGAATGCGTCCGAACCATCCAGCAGCACGGCATGCAGGTCCAGGGCGGATTTATCATGGGATTTGATCACGAAAAACCCACCATCTTCAAAAATATGCACCGGTTCATTCAGCGCAGCGGCATCGTGACCGCCATGGTCGGCCTCCTGACAGCGCCTCCCGGCACGAAACTCTACGACCGCATGAAAAAAGAAAACCGGCTGGTGGACGAGTTTTCCGGCATCAACACCAAAACCGACATGAATTTTATCCCAAAGATGAACATGGACACGCTGCTGCATGGCTATACCAGCATGGTGCGCTCCATCTACAAGCCGAAAAACTACTACCACCGTGTCCGGACGTTTCTGGCCAACTACAGGCCGAAAGGACTGCACAAATCCAAACTGACCCTTACGGAATTTAACGCCTTTCTGAAGTCCTGCTTCCTTCTTGGAATTGTATCCAAAGACCGGAACGACTACTGGAGACTCCTGTTCTGGACACTGAAAAACCGCCCGGAACTCTTCGGACGGGCGGTTGCTTTCTCGATTTACGGCTATCACTTCCGCAAGTGTCTGCCGGAACAGCTGTAA
- a CDS encoding AzlD domain-containing protein, giving the protein MAPNVYVYIGLMALTTYLVRVLPILLIRKPIRNRFVQSFLYYVPYVTLAVMTFPAILKATQTPAAGALALAAGVLCAWLRAGLFQVAAVCCAVVFVTELILC; this is encoded by the coding sequence ATGGCTCCGAATGTATATGTATATATTGGGCTGATGGCACTGACCACATATCTGGTGCGCGTGCTGCCGATTCTTTTGATCCGGAAGCCGATCCGCAACCGGTTTGTGCAGTCGTTTCTGTACTACGTGCCCTATGTGACGCTGGCTGTGATGACATTTCCGGCGATTCTGAAAGCCACACAGACACCGGCCGCCGGTGCCCTGGCCCTGGCGGCCGGTGTCCTCTGCGCATGGCTGAGGGCCGGCCTGTTTCAGGTGGCAGCGGTATGCTGCGCAGTGGTCTTTGTCACCGAACTGATTCTGTGCTGA